In the Brachyhypopomus gauderio isolate BG-103 chromosome 4, BGAUD_0.2, whole genome shotgun sequence genome, one interval contains:
- the LOC143512646 gene encoding general transcription factor II-I repeat domain-containing protein 2-like produces the protein MRADKLLKLKSGLLAQQNTFVRQAQLNQSSVRASFRVAQIIASSGKPFTDGEFVKKCLNAVAEEVCPEKKDVFNAVSLSASTITRRIEEIGGNVYVQLQQKTKEFDFFSLALDESTDVQDTAQLVIFIRGVNANFEMSEELAALQSLKGTTTGEDIFGKVCQTMEDLDLDWSKLASITTDGAPSMVGASRGLTGRVKREMEERGLTAPLQVHCLIHQQALCCKVLKWDSVMKVVVSCINLIRAKGLKHREFQQFLSELESAHGDVLYYTEVRWLSRGRVLRRFYELLPEINAFLHSKDKTVPELMDPEWKWHLAFLTDVTEILNSLNLQLQGQGKLICDMYSHIKAFEVKLALLLEQVKKHNFVHLPATQNLSAENPAVPFPTEKCVEALEMLKAEFGVRFRELHVHAKEIRLFQNPFVADIDEAQPSYQFELAELQNCDVLKDMFKPNSLIDFYAALPNDTYPNIKKHAMKMSTLFGSTYICEQTFSHMKLLKTSLRSRLTDEHLHQCLRLAVTRMEPDIQLLTSQMQAHSSH, from the coding sequence ATGCGGGCAGACAAACTGTTAAAGTTAAAAAGTGGACTGTTAGCTCAGCAGAATACATTTGTACGCCAAGCTCAGCTGAACCAGTCATCCGTTCGGGCCAGCTTTCGGGTTGCTCAAATTATAGCAAGCAGCGGTAAACCTTTCACGGATGGAGAGTTTGTTAAGAAATGTTTGAATGCTGTCGCGGAGGAAGTGTGTCCCGAGAAGAAAGATGTCTTCAATGCAGTGAGTCTGTCAGCGAGTACAATCACCAGACGCATCGAAGAAATCGGGGGTAATGTGTATGTACAGCTGCAGCAGAAGACAAAAGAATTTGACTTTTTTTCATTAGCATTGGATGAGAGCACGGATGTGCAGGACACAGCGCAGCTGGTAATTTTCATTCGTGGAGTTAACGCAAACTTTGAGATGAGCGAGGAGTTGGCAGCCCTCCAAAGTCTCAAAGGGACTACAACGGGGGAGGATATTTTCGGCAAAGTATGCCAAACCATGGAAGACTTGGACCTGGACTGGTCAAAGCTTGCCAGCATTACGACTGACGGGGCTCCTAGTATGGTGGGCGCGTCTCGGGGTCTAACAGGACGCGTGAAGCGGGAGATGGAAGAGCGGGGTCTCACCGCCCCGCTACAAGTCCACTGTTTAATTCACCAGCAGGCACTGTGCTGCAAAGTGTTGAAGTGGGATTCTGTCATGAAGGTTGTGGTGTCATGCATAAACTTAATCAGAGCAAAGGGACTTAAACACAGGGAGTTCCAACAATTCCTGTCTGAGCTGGAGTCTGCGCACGGCGACGTGCTGTATTACACAGAGGTCCGATGGCTGAGCCGGGGCAGAGTTTTGAGGCGTTTTTACGAGCTGCTACCTGAAATTAACGCATTTCTtcattcaaaagacaaaacgGTCCCAGAGCTGATGGACCCAGAGTGGAAATGGCACCTGGCATTTTTAACAGACGTGACAGAAATTCTGAACAGCCTTAACTTGCAGCTACAAGGCCAGGGGAAACTCATTTGCGACATGTATTCCCACATAAAAGCATTTGAGGTGAAACTAGCGCTGCTTTTGGAGCAAGTGAAAAAGCACAACTTCGTCCATCTCCCTGCTACCCAAAACCTCTCTGCAGAGAACCCAGCGGTCCCGTTCCCAACTGAAAAGTGCGTGGAAGCACTGGAAATGCTCAAGGCGGAGTTCGGTGTGCGATTCCGTGAACTACATGTTCATGCAAAAGAAATCCGTCTTTTCCAGAACCCCTTTGTTGCCGACATCGATGAAGCCCAGCCTTCTTATCAGTTTGAGTTGGCCGAGTTACAGAACTGTGATGTTCTGAAAGACATGTTCAAGCCCAACAGTCTTATTGACTTCTATGCCGCACTCCCAAACGACACGTACCCTAACATAAAAAAACACGCAATGAAGATGTCCACACTTTTTGGAAGCACGTATATCTGCGAACAAACATTTTCGCACATGAAACTCCTGAAAACTTCGCTGAGATCAAGATTGACAGATGAACATCTGCATCAGTGTTTGAGACTGGCTGTGACTAGAATGGAACCTGACATTCAACTTCTCACCAGCCAAATGCAGGCCCACAGTTCACACTGA